The Algoriphagus sp. TR-M9 genome has a window encoding:
- a CDS encoding LOG family protein yields the protein MKKITIYCGSRKGDSTVYESGARALAQEMVKRDHSLVYGAGRVGLMGVIADEMLQAGQEVLGIIPQKLVDREVAHTGCTELIVVETMRDRKWLMAERGDGFIAMPGGIGTLEELFEIMTLNQLHYIQKPLGLYNIDGYYDKLIAFLNHAMEQGFMYPEQEELLIVSDDPSDLLDQMAKYQAKRPADW from the coding sequence ATGAAGAAAATCACCATTTATTGCGGTTCCAGAAAAGGAGATAGTACGGTCTATGAATCAGGAGCTCGGGCATTGGCCCAGGAAATGGTGAAGCGAGATCACTCTTTGGTATATGGTGCTGGAAGAGTCGGGCTCATGGGGGTAATCGCTGATGAAATGCTGCAAGCAGGCCAGGAAGTATTGGGGATCATCCCTCAGAAACTAGTCGATCGGGAAGTGGCTCACACCGGCTGTACAGAACTGATCGTAGTGGAGACCATGCGTGACCGCAAGTGGCTGATGGCAGAGCGGGGCGATGGGTTTATAGCCATGCCCGGTGGCATTGGGACCCTAGAGGAGCTTTTTGAAATCATGACTTTGAACCAGCTCCATTACATCCAAAAGCCCTTGGGACTTTATAATATTGATGGCTATTACGATAAACTGATAGCGTTTTTGAACCATGCCATGGAGCAGGGATTTATGTATCCTGAGCAGGAGGAGCTACTCATCGTCTCTGACGATCCTTCTGATCTGCTGGACCAAATGGCAAAATATCAAGCCAAGAGGCCAGCAGACTGGTAA
- the gndA gene encoding NADP-dependent phosphogluconate dehydrogenase: MDNRNYDFGLVGLGVMGRNFILNVADNNFKAFGYDLDPEKVEALKTEGGDLDKVSASTEIRTFVDSLTLPRKIMLLVPAGKIVDQAIESLLPYLDKEDIIIDGGNSFFTDTDRREAYLKEKGIHFFGSGVSGGAEGARKGPSIMPGGDKAAYEHVRPIFEAVSAKYKGEPCVAYLGPKSAGNYVKMVHNGIEYAMMQLTSEIYDLLKKSCDLSNEALHQVYSKWNEGRLQSFLVEITAEIFTQKDELTAADLVDMILDKAKQKGTGKWTSQNAMDLGIPVPTIDMAVSMREISALKDERVQADKLYSRPEVTDKPKEELIAQAEQALYFSFIIAYAQGLHQLMYASKDYGYDLDMATIAKIWRAGCIIRAGLLADIAEAYTADNSIPNLLLSPSFVPKVQGTLPAVREVVAYAAQNGIPVPGLSSALSYFDAYTSTKLPLNLIQAQRDHFGSHTYERTDREGIFHTEWGGKQ, from the coding sequence ATGGACAACAGGAATTATGATTTTGGATTAGTCGGCCTCGGTGTAATGGGGCGAAATTTTATTTTGAATGTTGCGGATAACAATTTCAAGGCTTTTGGCTATGATCTGGATCCTGAAAAGGTGGAAGCGCTGAAAACTGAAGGAGGGGATTTGGATAAAGTGAGTGCATCCACAGAGATCCGGACTTTTGTGGATTCCCTTACTTTGCCCCGCAAAATCATGCTGCTGGTACCGGCAGGCAAAATTGTAGATCAGGCCATAGAAAGCCTTTTGCCATACCTGGACAAAGAGGATATTATCATAGATGGTGGAAATTCATTCTTTACCGATACCGACCGACGAGAAGCATATCTTAAGGAGAAAGGGATACACTTTTTCGGATCCGGAGTTTCCGGAGGAGCAGAAGGAGCCAGAAAAGGACCGAGTATCATGCCAGGTGGAGACAAAGCTGCCTATGAGCACGTAAGACCGATTTTTGAGGCGGTTTCTGCCAAATATAAAGGGGAGCCTTGTGTGGCATATTTAGGCCCTAAATCAGCCGGAAACTACGTGAAGATGGTGCACAATGGCATTGAGTACGCCATGATGCAATTGACTTCGGAGATTTATGACCTGCTGAAAAAATCTTGCGACCTATCCAATGAAGCCCTTCATCAGGTCTATTCCAAGTGGAATGAAGGGAGGCTTCAGTCATTTTTAGTAGAAATTACTGCAGAAATTTTCACGCAGAAAGATGAGTTGACGGCTGCTGATTTGGTAGATATGATTTTGGATAAAGCCAAGCAAAAAGGAACGGGTAAATGGACTTCTCAAAATGCCATGGATTTGGGGATTCCTGTGCCTACGATTGACATGGCAGTGAGTATGCGGGAGATTTCTGCACTCAAAGATGAGCGGGTCCAGGCTGACAAGCTTTATTCCAGACCTGAGGTGACTGATAAACCGAAAGAGGAACTGATCGCTCAGGCAGAACAAGCATTATATTTCTCCTTTATCATAGCTTATGCCCAAGGATTGCACCAGCTCATGTATGCGTCCAAGGATTACGGATATGACTTGGATATGGCTACCATTGCCAAAATCTGGAGAGCAGGGTGTATTATCCGTGCAGGACTTTTAGCGGACATCGCCGAGGCTTATACTGCAGATAACTCCATCCCTAATCTGTTGCTTTCTCCATCATTTGTACCAAAAGTACAGGGGACCTTGCCCGCAGTGCGTGAGGTAGTAGCTTATGCTGCACAAAACGGGATTCCTGTTCCGGGGCTTTCCAGTGCTTTAAGCTATTTCGACGCCTATACATCTACTAAGCTTCCGCTTAATCTGATCCAGGCTCAGCGGGACCACTTCGGGTCACATACTTATGAGCGAACAGATAGAGAGGGGATTTTCCATACCGAATGGGGCGGAAAACAGTAG
- the zwf gene encoding glucose-6-phosphate dehydrogenase produces MKKTQNQMLIIFGASGDLTARKLVPALYNLYKGKHLPENFVVLGASRSNLTDAEFRQRVVQESKFLAEKISKEEKSFIETFADKLFYEDLGDNYDSNYTGLAKRIQALNQERGCDENFIFYLSTPPSLYEVIAKNLFEAGLTKEDNGWKRIIVEKPFGYSLATAKELNEGLHKYFNEPQVYRIDHYLGKETVQNLLVTRFSNSIFEPTWNRRYIHHVEITNAETVGVEKRGGYYDKSGALRDMFQSHLLQVVSLIVMEPPINSSAEEIRDEKVKALKSLRIMSSDEELATHTMKGQYVASTINGKKVKGYREEDGVDPDSKTETYAAVKFFVDNWRWKDVPFYVRTAKYMPTKVTEVVIHFKSPAHEVFKSQDVYRKDNKLIIRIQPDEGILMKFGVKVPGLGFHVEQANLDFYYSDLDSAEIMDAYERLLLDAMQGDATLYARADEVEAAWKFVDPILKYWENEDVPTYGYAAGTWGPRNSDDMFEGHFGWRNPGNRLTDETGFCIL; encoded by the coding sequence ATGAAAAAAACACAAAACCAGATGCTGATAATTTTTGGTGCATCAGGTGATTTGACAGCAAGGAAACTAGTCCCTGCCCTATATAATCTGTACAAAGGAAAGCATCTACCGGAAAATTTTGTGGTTTTGGGTGCCAGCCGAAGCAACTTGACCGATGCCGAATTCCGCCAAAGAGTGGTTCAGGAAAGTAAATTTTTAGCTGAAAAAATCAGTAAAGAAGAGAAGTCCTTCATTGAAACATTTGCTGATAAGCTATTTTACGAAGACCTAGGTGACAATTACGACAGTAACTATACTGGCCTCGCCAAAAGAATCCAGGCGTTGAATCAAGAAAGGGGATGTGATGAAAATTTCATATTCTACCTCTCCACTCCGCCCAGTCTTTACGAAGTCATTGCCAAAAACCTTTTTGAAGCAGGACTGACCAAGGAGGATAACGGATGGAAACGTATCATTGTGGAGAAGCCTTTCGGCTACAGCTTGGCTACCGCCAAAGAACTGAACGAAGGTTTGCACAAATATTTTAACGAGCCACAGGTTTACAGAATTGATCATTACCTCGGCAAAGAAACGGTCCAGAACCTACTCGTGACACGTTTTTCCAATTCAATATTTGAACCTACCTGGAATCGCCGATACATCCATCATGTGGAAATCACCAATGCGGAAACTGTAGGCGTGGAGAAACGAGGCGGCTACTATGACAAGTCGGGCGCACTTCGTGACATGTTCCAAAGTCACTTGCTCCAGGTAGTTTCCCTGATCGTGATGGAGCCACCGATCAATAGCAGCGCGGAGGAAATCCGCGACGAAAAGGTGAAAGCACTGAAGTCTCTCAGAATCATGAGCAGCGATGAGGAGCTGGCCACACACACTATGAAAGGTCAATATGTAGCCTCCACCATCAACGGAAAGAAGGTGAAAGGATATAGAGAAGAAGATGGAGTTGATCCTGACTCAAAGACAGAAACCTATGCGGCTGTGAAGTTTTTTGTAGACAACTGGAGATGGAAAGATGTTCCATTCTATGTCAGAACAGCCAAATACATGCCTACCAAAGTGACCGAAGTGGTAATCCACTTTAAGTCTCCTGCACATGAGGTATTTAAAAGTCAGGACGTCTACCGCAAAGACAACAAACTGATCATCAGAATCCAGCCGGACGAAGGAATTTTGATGAAATTCGGTGTGAAAGTTCCTGGGCTAGGGTTCCATGTAGAGCAGGCCAATTTGGATTTTTACTACTCAGACCTAGATTCGGCAGAGATCATGGATGCCTACGAAAGGTTACTTTTGGATGCTATGCAGGGTGATGCCACCCTGTATGCCAGAGCAGATGAGGTGGAAGCCGCATGGAAATTTGTGGATCCGATTTTGAAATACTGGGAAAATGAAGATGTCCCTACCTACGGCTATGCTGCGGGCACCTGGGGGCCTAGAAATTCAGACGATATGTTTGAAGGACACTTTGGCTGGAGAAATCCCGGAAATCGCCTGACTGACGAAACTGGATTCTGTATTCTTTAA
- the pgl gene encoding 6-phosphogluconolactonase: MKLKIADSKEQVAKEFSEYFKDLVSGDDTTHVALSGGSTPKIVFDYLASTFGNEIDWSKIKFYWGDERCVPPTDPDSNYKMTVDHLLSKIDIPSFNVFRVLGENEPEGEAERYSQVLDTELPKENSMPQFDLVMLGMGDDGHTVSIFPDSIALWDASENCVVATHPDSGQKRVTLTGKIVNNAKSVAFLVTGAGKAEKVQEILKKQKNFELYPASLVHPTDGELTWFMDKDAAKGIS; encoded by the coding sequence ATGAAACTAAAAATAGCAGATAGCAAAGAGCAAGTAGCCAAAGAGTTTTCGGAATACTTCAAAGACCTAGTCTCTGGAGATGACACTACCCATGTGGCGCTTTCCGGAGGAAGTACGCCAAAAATCGTGTTCGACTACCTGGCCAGTACATTTGGGAATGAAATCGACTGGTCGAAAATCAAGTTTTACTGGGGAGATGAGCGATGTGTCCCTCCTACAGACCCGGATAGCAACTACAAAATGACAGTTGACCATCTGTTGTCAAAAATTGACATTCCATCTTTTAATGTATTCAGGGTTTTGGGCGAAAACGAGCCTGAAGGAGAAGCAGAACGCTACAGTCAGGTTTTGGACACAGAACTTCCAAAGGAAAACAGCATGCCTCAGTTTGATCTGGTGATGCTGGGAATGGGCGATGACGGACATACCGTATCGATTTTTCCTGATTCCATTGCGCTTTGGGACGCAAGCGAAAACTGCGTAGTAGCCACCCATCCGGACTCAGGTCAAAAACGAGTGACGCTAACTGGAAAAATCGTGAACAATGCCAAGTCAGTTGCCTTCTTGGTGACAGGCGCTGGCAAGGCAGAAAAAGTACAGGAAATTCTCAAGAAGCAAAAGAACTTTGAGCTGTATCCAGCTAGTCTGGTTCATCCCACAGATGGGGAACTGACCTGGTTTATGGATAAGGACGCGGCTAAAGGCATCAGCTGA
- the ruvB gene encoding Holliday junction branch migration DNA helicase RuvB, protein MREDYLNGEDESLSPQDRDFERALRPLSFEDFTGQYKIVENLRVFVLAAKRRNEPLDHVLLHGPPGLGKTTLSHIIANELQAGIKITSGPVLDKPSDLAGLLTNLEEGDVLFIDEIHRLNPIVEEYLYSAMEDFRIDIMLDSGPNARSVQISLSPFTLIGATTRSGLLTSPLRARFGINSRLEYYDAKLLTDIVSRSAGILQTPIDEFAAYEIARRSRGTPRIANMLLRRTRDFAEVKGNGKITLEISKIALDALDVDVNGLDEMDNRILLTIIEKFKGGPVGLSTIATACGEEAETIEEVYEPFLIQEGYLKRTARGRMATELAYNHLKIKPNLGMGGLFEGI, encoded by the coding sequence ATGAGAGAAGATTATTTAAACGGAGAGGATGAAAGCCTAAGTCCTCAGGATAGAGATTTCGAAAGGGCTTTGCGCCCTTTGAGTTTTGAAGACTTTACCGGGCAGTATAAAATCGTAGAGAATCTACGGGTTTTTGTGCTGGCCGCAAAGCGTAGAAATGAGCCTTTGGACCATGTACTGCTACATGGGCCTCCGGGACTGGGCAAGACCACACTCAGTCATATCATTGCCAATGAACTGCAAGCTGGGATCAAAATTACCTCTGGTCCTGTGCTGGATAAGCCCTCTGATTTGGCGGGTTTGCTTACCAATCTGGAGGAGGGAGACGTATTGTTTATTGATGAGATTCATCGCCTCAATCCCATCGTGGAGGAATACCTTTACTCTGCCATGGAGGATTTTCGGATTGACATCATGCTGGATTCGGGGCCCAATGCCCGGTCGGTACAAATCTCCCTGAGCCCTTTTACACTCATCGGTGCCACCACCAGATCTGGGTTGCTGACATCTCCGCTACGGGCTAGATTTGGCATCAATTCTCGATTAGAATATTACGATGCGAAGTTGCTCACAGATATCGTGAGTAGATCTGCGGGGATTTTGCAGACTCCGATCGATGAATTCGCAGCCTATGAAATCGCCAGAAGGAGCAGAGGTACTCCACGAATTGCGAATATGCTACTTCGTAGAACCCGGGATTTTGCAGAGGTCAAAGGAAATGGGAAGATCACGCTTGAGATTTCCAAGATTGCTTTGGATGCGCTGGATGTAGATGTAAATGGGCTGGATGAAATGGATAATAGGATCCTGTTGACCATTATTGAAAAGTTCAAAGGTGGCCCCGTAGGATTGAGTACTATTGCTACTGCTTGCGGAGAAGAGGCAGAGACAATTGAGGAAGTGTATGAACCATTCTTGATCCAAGAAGGCTATCTGAAAAGAACTGCTCGCGGAAGAATGGCTACTGAGCTGGCCTACAATCACCTAAAGATCAAGCCTAATCTTGGGATGGGGGGATTGTTTGAAGGGATTTAA
- a CDS encoding FAD:protein FMN transferase, which yields MRRNARKNIIYSIVLLTAIMVVYLWRNRDQTEITLTETDVVAGKISLSGPTMGTTYHITYLDADSRDLQPSIDSLLVVFNQSLSTYIPDSELSKFNQGDTLDFNLPYLLPVLETSKTVYEKTDGAFDPTVGPLVNIWGFGPTGPELKDSVDIKLLLNTVGFDKVEFDQNQLRKKVPGIYLDFSAIAKGYGSDVVAEFLKSKGISNYLVEIGGELVAHGVNEKGELWKVGVNRPEESANAADLISIIALQDRGMATSGNYRNFYVRDSVKISHTINPATGYPVNHTLLSATVLAENCMSADAYATAMMVMGKEKALALDSAVSEIDVFLIFDDGNGGFKTFASEGLKPFLSFPQEN from the coding sequence ATGCGCCGAAATGCCCGGAAAAACATCATATACTCCATAGTCCTGCTCACTGCCATCATGGTAGTTTATCTTTGGAGAAATAGAGATCAAACAGAGATTACCCTCACGGAAACTGATGTAGTAGCGGGTAAAATCTCACTTTCCGGTCCCACTATGGGCACCACCTATCACATTACCTACCTGGACGCAGACAGTCGGGACTTGCAGCCATCTATTGATTCTCTTTTGGTGGTTTTCAACCAAAGTCTTTCTACCTACATCCCGGATTCTGAGCTGAGCAAATTCAACCAAGGAGATACGCTAGACTTTAATCTTCCTTATTTGTTACCAGTCTTGGAGACCTCCAAAACAGTCTATGAAAAAACAGACGGGGCATTTGATCCTACTGTAGGGCCCTTGGTGAATATTTGGGGTTTTGGTCCCACAGGACCAGAGCTCAAAGACAGTGTGGACATCAAACTTCTGCTGAACACCGTGGGTTTTGACAAGGTGGAGTTTGATCAAAATCAGCTTCGCAAAAAAGTACCAGGCATCTACCTCGATTTTTCTGCCATCGCCAAAGGCTATGGATCAGATGTAGTGGCTGAGTTTCTGAAAAGTAAGGGTATCTCCAATTACCTGGTGGAAATAGGAGGAGAACTGGTAGCCCATGGGGTAAACGAAAAAGGGGAACTGTGGAAAGTTGGCGTCAATCGGCCAGAGGAATCTGCAAATGCCGCAGACCTGATCAGTATCATTGCCCTACAAGATCGCGGGATGGCTACTTCTGGAAACTACCGAAACTTCTATGTACGCGATTCGGTAAAAATCTCCCATACCATCAATCCTGCCACCGGCTACCCGGTCAATCACACACTGCTATCAGCCACCGTACTGGCGGAAAACTGCATGAGTGCTGATGCTTATGCCACTGCTATGATGGTCATGGGAAAGGAAAAAGCCTTGGCTCTTGATTCTGCAGTTAGTGAGATCGATGTGTTTTTAATTTTTGATGACGGCAATGGTGGTTTTAAAACCTTTGCAAGTGAAGGCCTTAAGCCATTCCTTTCTTTTCCTCAGGAAAATTAA
- a CDS encoding ZIP family metal transporter, translated as MEIKFLLLFLTAMIAGSMVYFAPNFREKYFRLVLVFAGSYLFSITILHILPELFDSGFDSKRMGLYILIGFLLQQLLEFWSSGIEHGHIHTHEHHGSKAMLTVMVGLFIHAFLEGTLLSHGDLMDEGEHVLGHVHNSKTVLLGIILHKGPAAFALAAVLSSTLSKKSTLILLTLFALASPLGMMSSSFLYESQILSKQGIGMLYGLVAGGFLHISTTIFFESSPHHKFQLNKLLVSFLAAGLAILSEFFIH; from the coding sequence ATGGAAATAAAATTTTTGCTTCTTTTTCTCACAGCCATGATCGCGGGATCCATGGTTTATTTTGCACCTAATTTCAGGGAAAAATATTTTCGATTGGTTCTGGTCTTTGCGGGGTCATACCTTTTCTCCATTACTATACTTCACATACTCCCGGAATTGTTTGACAGCGGGTTTGACAGCAAAAGAATGGGCTTGTACATTCTTATCGGCTTTCTCCTGCAGCAATTGCTCGAATTCTGGTCCAGCGGAATAGAGCATGGGCATATTCATACGCACGAGCACCATGGTAGCAAGGCCATGTTAACGGTCATGGTAGGCCTGTTTATTCATGCCTTTCTGGAAGGAACCCTGCTTTCGCACGGAGACCTCATGGATGAAGGCGAGCATGTGCTCGGTCATGTCCATAACAGTAAGACCGTTTTGCTGGGAATCATCTTACACAAGGGGCCGGCGGCTTTTGCGCTTGCCGCAGTACTGTCCAGTACTTTGAGTAAGAAATCCACGCTTATACTCTTGACTCTTTTTGCACTGGCATCACCTCTGGGTATGATGTCCAGCTCATTTTTATATGAAAGCCAGATTCTGAGCAAGCAAGGAATAGGCATGCTGTATGGTTTAGTGGCAGGCGGATTCTTACATATTTCTACTACCATCTTTTTTGAAAGCAGTCCACATCACAAATTCCAGCTGAACAAACTTCTGGTGAGTTTCCTTGCCGCGGGTCTGGCAATCCTCTCTGAGTTTTTCATTCATTAA
- a CDS encoding DUF4212 domain-containing protein has product MPAQNEKMKAYWRKNLQTLFVLLLVWFVVSFGFGILLVDQLNEIRLGGFKLGFWFAQQGSIYAFVVLIFVYVARMNSLDREFDVDEE; this is encoded by the coding sequence ATGCCTGCTCAAAATGAAAAAATGAAAGCCTATTGGCGCAAAAATCTCCAAACACTCTTCGTCCTACTGCTAGTATGGTTTGTGGTCTCCTTCGGTTTTGGGATACTTCTGGTGGATCAGCTGAATGAGATCCGATTAGGCGGATTCAAACTGGGATTTTGGTTTGCGCAGCAAGGCTCGATTTACGCATTTGTAGTCTTGATTTTTGTCTATGTGGCAAGGATGAACAGCTTGGACAGGGAATTTGATGTGGACGAAGAATAA
- a CDS encoding sodium:solute symporter family protein, translating to MEILTWTYLLVGITFAIYIGIAIWSRAGSTKEFYVAGGGVSPLANGMATAADWMSAASFISMAGIISFAGYDGSVYLMGWTGGYVLLALLLAPYLRKFGKFTVPDFVGDRYYSKTAKVVAVICALFISFTYVAGQMRGVGIVFSRYLEVPIEWGVVIGMCIVFFYAVLGGMKGITYTQVAQYCVLIFAYMVPAIFISMQLTGNPIPQLGLGGSVADGTPLLDKLDGVLTELGFAAYTSGRKSITDMFMITLALMVGTAGLPHVIVRFFTVPRVKDARISAGYALVFIAILYTTAPAIAAFGIYNTIDSTSEKSISQLPEWISTWQKTDLIKVDDKNGDGKIQYVADQTANELSIDRDIMVLASPEIAELPNWVVGLVAAGAMAAALSTAAGLLLVISTSVSRDLFKTFKPEISEKKELRIARLAAAGAVLLAGYFGVNPPGFVAQVVAFAFGLAAASFFPVIIMGIFSSRINKEGAISGMITGLVFTIGYIIFFKFISPETNTADNWWFGVSPEGIGSIGMILNFIVCVLVSRFTPAPPQDVQDMVQEIRIPRGAGKAQDH from the coding sequence ATGGAAATCTTAACCTGGACCTACCTGCTGGTAGGGATTACTTTCGCCATCTATATCGGAATTGCCATCTGGTCACGCGCCGGATCTACCAAGGAATTTTACGTAGCCGGAGGCGGAGTTTCTCCTCTAGCCAATGGCATGGCTACAGCCGCTGACTGGATGTCTGCTGCCTCTTTTATCTCCATGGCCGGTATTATTTCATTTGCAGGCTATGACGGGTCTGTGTATCTCATGGGCTGGACCGGAGGATATGTATTGCTCGCACTGCTTTTGGCTCCATACTTGAGAAAATTCGGAAAATTCACGGTTCCTGACTTCGTAGGCGATCGGTACTATTCCAAAACTGCCAAAGTCGTGGCGGTGATCTGCGCCTTGTTTATCTCCTTTACTTATGTAGCCGGGCAAATGCGGGGTGTAGGAATAGTCTTTTCAAGATACCTGGAAGTACCCATAGAGTGGGGCGTGGTGATCGGAATGTGTATCGTGTTTTTCTACGCCGTTTTAGGTGGAATGAAAGGCATCACTTACACCCAGGTAGCCCAATATTGCGTGTTGATTTTTGCATACATGGTTCCGGCTATTTTCATTTCCATGCAGTTAACCGGAAACCCAATACCTCAATTGGGTCTGGGAGGATCAGTAGCAGATGGCACCCCTCTGTTGGATAAGCTGGATGGAGTTCTGACGGAACTTGGTTTTGCAGCATATACCTCGGGAAGAAAAAGCATCACCGACATGTTTATGATCACCCTGGCCTTGATGGTCGGCACGGCAGGACTTCCACATGTGATTGTTCGTTTTTTTACAGTTCCAAGGGTAAAAGACGCAAGAATCTCCGCTGGCTATGCGCTGGTATTTATTGCTATTTTATATACTACAGCTCCGGCAATCGCCGCATTCGGGATCTATAACACCATTGACAGCACTTCTGAGAAAAGCATTTCCCAGCTGCCCGAATGGATCAGTACCTGGCAAAAAACCGATCTGATCAAAGTGGATGATAAAAATGGGGATGGTAAGATCCAATATGTGGCCGATCAGACAGCCAATGAATTGAGCATAGATCGGGACATTATGGTTTTGGCAAGCCCGGAAATTGCAGAGTTGCCCAATTGGGTGGTAGGACTAGTGGCAGCTGGAGCGATGGCAGCCGCACTTTCTACCGCAGCAGGTTTGCTATTAGTAATTTCCACTTCAGTATCCCGAGATCTTTTCAAAACATTTAAACCGGAAATTTCGGAGAAAAAGGAACTGAGAATAGCTCGCCTGGCAGCAGCCGGAGCAGTTTTGCTGGCAGGATATTTCGGAGTAAATCCTCCCGGCTTTGTGGCGCAGGTGGTTGCATTTGCTTTTGGTCTGGCAGCGGCTTCCTTTTTCCCGGTCATTATCATGGGGATTTTCTCATCTAGAATCAATAAAGAAGGCGCCATTTCGGGGATGATTACCGGCTTGGTATTTACGATTGGCTACATCATCTTTTTCAAATTTATCAGTCCTGAAACAAACACAGCGGATAATTGGTGGTTTGGAGTATCACCAGAGGGAATCGGCTCCATAGGAATGATATTAAATTTCATCGTTTGTGTGCTAGTTTCCAGATTCACCCCAGCACCTCCACAGGATGTGCAGGACATGGTACAGGAAATAAGAATACCGCGTGGTGCTGGTAAAGCTCAGGATCATTAA